A stretch of the Aminipila terrae genome encodes the following:
- a CDS encoding co-chaperone GroES, translated as MSFGIKPLGARVVIKMVEAEEKTKSGIVLPGQAKEQPQMAEVVAVGPGTEEEKMELKAGDKVVFSKYAGTEIKYAGEEYTIMSQKDILAIVE; from the coding sequence ATGAGTTTTGGAATTAAGCCACTTGGCGCTAGAGTAGTAATTAAGATGGTTGAAGCAGAAGAAAAGACCAAGAGCGGTATCGTTCTTCCAGGCCAGGCTAAAGAACAGCCACAGATGGCAGAAGTGGTTGCTGTAGGACCTGGAACAGAAGAAGAAAAAATGGAATTAAAAGCTGGCGACAAGGTAGTATTCTCAAAGTATGCCGGGACTGAAATCAAATACGCAGGTGAGGAATACACCATTATGAGCCAGAAAGATATTTTGGCAATTGTAGAATAA
- a CDS encoding DUF554 domain-containing protein gives MLGPIVNAAAIIVCGLAGTYVIKGVPERFENLVMKAIALSLIYIGISGALENKRVMILILSLVIGAIVGEAINIDLQMNRFGKWAEKKLGFSEGNFAKGFVNASILFCTGSMAIVGSLESGLQGDCETLFAKAILDGVIAVVFASQMGAGVIFSAIPVLIYEGGIALGATFMKGMLTEDIITEMSAVGSLLIAGIGFNFMEVREIKVANLIPAIFLPWLFIALEKMFT, from the coding sequence ATGCTTGGACCAATAGTAAACGCTGCAGCTATCATTGTATGTGGGCTGGCAGGAACGTATGTAATAAAAGGGGTACCTGAAAGATTTGAAAATCTGGTCATGAAGGCTATTGCTCTTTCTCTTATATACATAGGAATATCCGGAGCATTAGAAAATAAGAGGGTAATGATTCTGATTCTAAGCCTGGTAATTGGAGCTATTGTAGGGGAAGCAATCAATATTGATTTGCAGATGAACAGATTTGGGAAATGGGCAGAGAAAAAGCTGGGATTTTCAGAAGGTAACTTCGCTAAAGGGTTTGTGAATGCATCCATTTTATTCTGTACGGGGTCCATGGCCATAGTAGGGTCACTGGAAAGTGGACTGCAGGGAGATTGTGAAACCTTGTTTGCCAAAGCCATACTGGATGGAGTAATCGCTGTGGTATTTGCCTCACAAATGGGGGCTGGTGTGATATTTTCTGCAATTCCGGTGCTTATTTATGAAGGGGGCATTGCCCTAGGGGCAACTTTTATGAAAGGAATGCTTACGGAGGATATCATTACAGAAATGTCTGCTGTAGGAAGTCTTTTAATTGCAGGTATAGGCTTTAATTTCATGGAAGTCAGGGAAATTAAGGTTGCCAATCTGATACCCGCTATATTTTTGCCGTGGCTGTTTATCGCTCTCGAGAAAATGTTTACATAA
- a CDS encoding DNA-3-methyladenine glycosylase family protein has translation MVVTEKVRDFNLDHIFDCGQCFRWNKEEDGSYTGIAFGRPVNICFEIDKEEENQGRLSIDNIDEKEFNQYWKSYLDLDRDYGQIKAVLGEKDLIMAEAIKSGQGIRILKQDPWETLVSFIISQNNNIPRIKKCIEGLCEMFGESAGNFRGKRYFAFPKPEALAQLTEVDLAPVKLGYRAKYIIETARRIAADNASHLKEEHTDLLTLEQLCHAETQKGYEYLMSLCGVGPKVANCILLFGMGKHESFPIDVWVRRVMHRLYGIEENDMKSMSDYASENFGQYGGIAQQYLFYHIRQLEK, from the coding sequence ATGGTAGTCACAGAAAAAGTCAGAGATTTTAATCTGGACCACATATTTGATTGTGGGCAGTGCTTTCGATGGAACAAAGAGGAAGATGGAAGCTATACGGGTATAGCCTTTGGGAGACCAGTAAATATATGTTTTGAAATAGATAAAGAAGAAGAGAACCAGGGCAGGCTTTCTATAGATAATATTGACGAAAAGGAATTTAATCAATACTGGAAATCCTATCTGGATTTAGACAGGGACTATGGGCAGATAAAGGCTGTTTTAGGGGAAAAAGATTTAATTATGGCTGAGGCCATAAAATCCGGACAGGGAATAAGAATATTAAAACAAGATCCATGGGAGACCCTGGTGTCTTTTATCATATCCCAGAACAATAATATTCCCAGAATCAAAAAATGTATTGAAGGCTTGTGTGAAATGTTCGGAGAGAGTGCAGGAAATTTTCGAGGAAAAAGATATTTCGCTTTTCCCAAGCCTGAAGCCCTGGCTCAATTGACGGAAGTTGACTTAGCCCCTGTTAAACTGGGATACAGGGCAAAATATATAATAGAAACTGCCAGAAGAATTGCTGCTGACAATGCCAGCCACTTAAAAGAAGAGCACACGGATTTGCTGACACTGGAGCAGCTTTGCCACGCAGAGACCCAAAAGGGCTATGAGTATTTAATGAGTTTATGTGGTGTAGGACCTAAGGTCGCAAATTGTATTTTACTGTTTGGTATGGGAAAACACGAGAGTTTTCCTATTGATGTGTGGGTTCGTCGTGTGATGCACAGACTATATGGTATAGAGGAAAATGATATGAAAAGTATGTCGGATTATGCCAGTGAAAACTTTGGACAATATGGAGGCATAGCGCAGCAGTATTTATTCTATCACATAAGGCAGTTGGAGAAATAA